Proteins from a single region of Dehalococcoidia bacterium:
- a CDS encoding type II CAAX endopeptidase family protein: MQARVIPDVPWTWMDVVKATAAVALFVLAVGVAVNVLLGPARPQPIGLPVLVLAGIELGLGAIALSFTLGKYRCGPEYLGLHTGPSPRDLLLVLGVVLTGFLLSAGYFQAVHLLGWSVLLPPSLPSMLRLTGTPVGVGLVAAVLAPLAEEVFFRGFVFRALARKAGVPAGIVLSSLLFAVGHMQVGVLVPTFILGLLLAWLYWRTSSLWNAIFAHFAFNLVALAVSL, from the coding sequence GTGCAAGCCCGCGTCATCCCTGACGTCCCCTGGACGTGGATGGATGTGGTCAAGGCGACCGCCGCCGTCGCTCTGTTCGTGCTGGCGGTCGGCGTGGCCGTGAACGTCCTGCTGGGGCCGGCGCGGCCCCAGCCCATCGGCTTGCCCGTCCTGGTCCTAGCGGGCATCGAGCTGGGCCTAGGCGCCATCGCTCTGAGCTTCACTCTGGGCAAGTATCGGTGCGGCCCGGAATACCTCGGCCTGCACACGGGTCCCAGTCCCCGCGACCTGCTCCTCGTCCTTGGAGTCGTGCTCACGGGGTTTCTCCTCAGCGCGGGCTATTTCCAGGCGGTCCACTTGCTGGGTTGGAGCGTCCTGCTTCCTCCGTCGCTGCCCAGCATGCTCCGGCTCACGGGGACGCCTGTGGGCGTGGGGCTGGTCGCGGCGGTGCTCGCCCCTCTCGCTGAGGAGGTGTTCTTCCGCGGCTTCGTCTTCAGGGCGCTCGCACGGAAGGCGGGAGTCCCGGCGGGCATCGTCCTCAGCTCGTTGCTGTTCGCCGTGGGCCACATGCAGGTGGGCGTCCTCGTGCCCACGTTCATCCTGGGCCTTCTGCTGGCGTGGCTCTACTGGCGCACCTCATCTCTGTGGAACGCCATCTTCGCCCACTTCGCCTTCAACCTGGTCGCGCTGGCCGTGTCACTCTAG